A window from Nitrospira sp. ND1 encodes these proteins:
- a CDS encoding class I SAM-dependent methyltransferase: MKNAIASRIGEGLATLLPEFLCTAVAKQLAERNPQLLLEALGPKLNRTPSLDTMPFDLSPSAPLQFEDLSGLFASTSLDHGVIAMTVRQTAYLFGLVRRLKPRKVIEIGRYKGGSTLTIAAAMNGQGEFWSIDLGEKEARLHQRGTNRTFDDEIRDICARFGLSVTLLVGDSRTIEVETGEVDLVFIDGDHSYEGVKNDFERFGRRVKVGGAVLFDDACDEAVFHTHSESVGKLLNEIVAQQSFRLVKSVNRLAHIERVR; encoded by the coding sequence GTGAAGAACGCGATTGCTTCTCGAATCGGAGAAGGCCTTGCTACCTTGTTACCGGAGTTCCTATGTACGGCGGTTGCCAAGCAATTAGCGGAGCGGAATCCGCAACTGTTGCTGGAGGCGCTCGGTCCGAAACTGAACCGGACCCCCTCCCTGGATACGATGCCGTTCGACTTGTCCCCCTCCGCTCCGCTGCAATTCGAAGATCTTTCCGGCTTGTTCGCCAGCACCTCGCTCGATCACGGGGTGATCGCGATGACCGTTCGGCAGACCGCGTACCTGTTCGGGCTGGTCCGTCGATTGAAACCGCGCAAGGTCATTGAAATCGGGCGATATAAGGGAGGCTCCACCCTGACGATTGCCGCAGCCATGAACGGACAGGGCGAGTTCTGGTCGATTGATCTCGGCGAAAAGGAAGCGCGTTTGCACCAGCGAGGCACTAACCGGACGTTCGACGATGAGATTCGCGATATCTGCGCGAGATTTGGCCTGTCCGTCACGTTGCTGGTCGGCGATTCACGGACGATCGAAGTCGAGACCGGCGAGGTCGACCTCGTGTTCATCGACGGCGACCACAGTTACGAAGGTGTGAAGAATGATTTCGAACGTTTCGGCCGGCGCGTGAAAGTCGGCGGCGCGGTCCTCTTCGACGATGCCTGCGATGAAGCCGTCTTTCACACGCATTCAGAATCGGTCGGAAAGTTGCTGAACGAAATCGTGGCGCAACAATCGTTTCGCCTCGTCAAGTCGGTCAACCGGTTGGCTCACATCGAGCGCGTCCGTTAG
- a CDS encoding glycosyltransferase family 4 protein has translation MKIFVLLSNAPHSGGEAIEVVGHEVVEKAQQLGHSVCLQVIFRDPRGSKAAQQAEQTLREVKLPGVVVCPMLYVEDVADVSSKRGLVSRLGRLFTSLTLGRLFPASGLGSMVERRVRESGADAILSIWSWEALAATYHISGVPKFVYYGNPDHLPMQARLRHPDLFGLPTASMGDRLWLWFERVRNERRKRLNISMMNACEVTANNSVLDAEFYRAHGHPHSIYLQNMWPVVEPAPRPVSLSVSQTCPIKIIGSVGNLGATGNTFALTYLGRELLPRLAARFKDRPFEIHLLGKGTPSAASDAALNDPRVKIRGWVEDINEEFRASSVFLVLTNVNADFLVGNTRILLAWALGSCVVMHENSSLAMPEIEHGVNALLGKTPDELAELIVSAVDDEALRRRIGQGGQRTFETYYRSDVVVPKMFDLVQDMVDRSRSASAVARGNAVH, from the coding sequence ATGAAGATTTTTGTCCTGTTGTCCAATGCGCCTCATTCCGGCGGTGAAGCGATCGAGGTCGTGGGGCATGAAGTGGTGGAGAAGGCACAGCAGCTCGGACATTCGGTATGTCTCCAAGTGATCTTCCGGGACCCTCGCGGAAGCAAGGCCGCGCAGCAGGCCGAACAGACGCTTCGCGAGGTGAAGCTTCCCGGCGTTGTGGTCTGCCCCATGCTGTATGTCGAGGATGTGGCGGATGTGTCCTCTAAACGGGGTCTGGTGTCGCGACTTGGACGGTTGTTCACCTCGTTGACCTTGGGCCGCCTGTTTCCCGCCTCCGGTCTCGGGAGCATGGTGGAACGGCGGGTGCGTGAGTCCGGTGCGGATGCCATTCTGAGTATTTGGAGTTGGGAGGCGTTGGCTGCGACCTATCACATTTCAGGCGTTCCGAAGTTCGTGTATTACGGAAACCCGGACCATTTGCCGATGCAGGCGCGACTCCGACATCCCGACTTGTTCGGGCTCCCGACGGCGTCGATGGGGGATCGTCTGTGGTTGTGGTTCGAGCGTGTGCGGAATGAACGGCGAAAGCGGCTTAATATCAGCATGATGAATGCCTGCGAGGTCACGGCCAACAATTCAGTATTGGATGCGGAGTTTTACCGGGCTCACGGGCATCCGCATTCGATCTATTTGCAAAACATGTGGCCGGTCGTCGAACCCGCACCGCGGCCCGTCTCGCTGTCCGTCTCGCAGACGTGCCCGATCAAAATCATCGGCAGTGTCGGCAATCTCGGCGCGACCGGCAATACCTTTGCGCTGACGTACCTGGGGCGGGAACTCTTGCCCCGACTTGCGGCCCGGTTCAAAGATCGCCCCTTTGAAATTCATTTGCTGGGGAAAGGTACTCCGTCGGCCGCTTCGGACGCCGCGCTCAACGATCCCCGGGTCAAGATTCGCGGGTGGGTGGAGGACATCAATGAGGAGTTCCGAGCGTCGTCCGTTTTCCTGGTGCTCACGAATGTGAACGCCGACTTTCTGGTGGGGAATACCAGAATTCTGCTCGCCTGGGCACTCGGCAGCTGTGTCGTCATGCATGAGAACAGCAGCCTGGCGATGCCTGAAATCGAGCACGGGGTTAACGCTTTGTTAGGGAAGACGCCCGACGAACTGGCGGAGTTGATTGTCTCGGCAGTGGACGATGAGGCGCTCCGAAGACGAATCGGGCAGGGGGGGCAGCGAACGTTCGAGACCTATTATCGATCGGATGTGGTGGTTCCGAAAATGTTTGATCTCGTTCAGGACATGGTGGACCGATCCCGTTCGGCCTCTGCCGTGGCTAGAGGGAATGCCGTTCACTGA